In the Primulina eburnea isolate SZY01 chromosome 15, ASM2296580v1, whole genome shotgun sequence genome, GAAGAACTGTCCAAATGGTGTAGAAGTTCCGTCGGAGCCATCCCCCGTCTCCATTCTTTTTTGCCAAATTTTTGTTGTTCTTTGATCAAGTATGCACGGACTGATTCATCAACGCACATAGGGTTCATCCTTagtattttgttttcttctttAAAAGCCATTATCGCATTCCTTTGTTTCTCAACAGCAATGAGTTGTTGTCGATGTACCTCAGCATTCTACATAACAGCCACCATTTTCTCAGTACATTTGGCCATGGTAGAAATGTCCTTCAAGTGTTCTTCAGTGGCTTTTCTTTTGGCTTTGGCCTTTTTTATGCCAATTGGACGCTGAGAACTCCCTCCTGATGGATTATCTTCATCCAGGTTTATAGCAAACTCAGATAGCCCTCCAGAATCGGGTGTTGGTGATTCTATGTTGGGAGAATAGTCAGATTGGGATGAGTCGATATTCCTGCGGTTTGGTATGAAATTCGGTAAAATAGCGTTTGATGACCTAAACTTCTCTTGGTCCTTAAGCAAAGACCATACATGATCCAACCGCCAAGTCGACCTAGCTGATTGCTTAAATAAGGCTTTTGCTTGATCCAACTATAATACGGTATGAATTGTATCTTAGTCACATAAagtaaaaaaatatagtttcacataaatatgaaaaaaaaaattaattactcACAATATCTTTCTCAGAAGCACCACTTGGACGACTAAGTTCCACCTGGCTAACACATGAACTaaagttttggacaatcttgttTATGTTGAACCAGCGACATTGGAGGGCCTTAGTAGTTCGAGGCTCTGTTGAGTTACCAGCGAGTTGTTCGTTGTATGTAGCTGCCACTCGTGACCATAACCTATCGCGTGATTGGTTTATACCAATTATTGGATTTTGGGAGACATCAAGATAAGCCATCACGAGTAGTTTGTCCTCCTCGATTGAGAAGGCAGCACCACGTTTAGATGAAGTCATTTGATtgtaaataattattcaatttgTATGAGTTGTCTCAAGGCTTCATATGATGCTTCAATTTATAGCCAAAACATTTTGATAAAAAATCTGGATCAACGGTctcaaataaaattaaatctgATCTAAAGGTGTGTATTGAAAGaactttattttaaatgtaCAATGCATCTCGGACATACTATAGAGTTTTTTTATTAGATGACAGCAACTAGACAACCCATCACATGGCTTTGATTTGAAATGCACAACCCGTTGGCTTTATTTGAAATGCATCTCAGTTTCTTTATTAGATGATAGCAACTAGACAACCCATCACATGGCTCTGATTCTGATTAGACACCACTAGACAACCCATCACATTGCCTTTATTTGAAATGCATCTCAGTTGGCTTTATTGAAATACACAATCCGTGACAAAAAAAATGAGTTGGCTTTTACtctatataatattaaaattaaattaaaatatctaaCATAACTAAACTAATAAGTGTCACCACTTATTTAAAGACCAGTGACTTCTTGATAATTTACACAACTTGCTCAAAAATGAATTTTCATGAAGGAGGTCCTTCAAGTTTTTCTTTCTATGCGTCCTCGTCGTCATCTGACGACGAAGATCAACCTAGTGCCAACAtacaaaatgagttgaatcgcATTGACGAACAACAAATGATTTTAAGCCAACTCATAAACAGTGCTACCGTTGTCTCCAATTACTTCGAAGAAAGTGATAATTTGCAACGTCGAGGCTCGATCACTGGCCATGTTGTGATTAATCGAGACAGATTAGCTGCCGAACAACGCTTGTACAATGACTATTTTTCTGAGTCTTCAATGTACAATGAATCAATGTTCAAGAGACGTTTTCGAATGTCTCGTCGATTATTCTTGCGAATTATGGAATCAGTTCAACAACATGACAATTACTTCGTACAGAAAGTAGATGCATTGGGGAGGCCCGGGTTGTCCCCATACCAGAAGATAACAGCTGCAATGCGTATCTTAGCATATGGTATAGCGGCAGATTCAACGGATGAGTATATTAAAATCGGGGAGTCTACTGCGATTGAAAGTTTAAAAAGATTTTGTCGGGCTGTGGTGGAGGTTTTTGGTGACTGGTATCTTCGGTCTCCAAATGCTGAGGACATTGAAAGGATTCTCCTTATTGGAAAACAACGTGGATTCCCGGGGATGCTAGGAAGCCTAGATTGTATGCATTGGAAATGGAAAAACTGTCCAACAGGTTGGGCTGGACAATATGCTGGTCGTAGCGGAAAACCAACCATCATTTTGGAGGCCGTAGCAGATTACGAGTTGTGGATATGGCATGCATACTTTGGTTTGCCAGGTTCAAATAATGACATTAATGTGTTATCAAAATCTCATCTTTTTGTTAATTTGGCCAATGGTGTAGCTCCCCCTGCTAACTATGTCATACAAGGAAAAGAATATACCATGGGATACTACCTAGCAGATGGTATATATCCAAAGTGGGCTACTCTAGTGCAAACAATCCACAATCCACAAGGTCCAAAGAAGAAATATTTTGCA is a window encoding:
- the LOC140814385 gene encoding glutathione S-transferase T3-like, which codes for MTSSKRGAAFSIEEDKLLVMAYLDVSQNPIIGINQSRDRLWSRVAATYNEQLAGNSTEPRTTKALQCRWFNINKIVQNFSSCVSQVELSRPSGASEKDILDQAKALFKQSARSTWRLDHVWSLLKDQEKFRSSNAILPNFIPNRRNIDSSQSDYSPNIESPTPDSGGLSEFAINLDEDNPSGGSSQRPIGIKKAKAKRKATEEHLKDISTMAKCTEKMVAVM